In a single window of the Papaver somniferum cultivar HN1 chromosome 8, ASM357369v1, whole genome shotgun sequence genome:
- the LOC113301675 gene encoding SH3 domain-containing protein 2-like, whose product MESIRKQASKLREQVARQQQAVLRQLGHFASDFGIADEAEIECHEQLQHLYNSTRVAKHFQRNIVRNVESFVSISTKQLELVKKLAEDCCRYGNENQSSNALANAAFEFGASHKSMEEEMENFVKILDSQVSEPLRASIVGAPLDDARHLTHRYDRIRQEVDAQAAEVRRRQLKSVEAGSTSEVNAIKLKNAEMKLEELKSTMMALGKEATAAMLSVEDQQQRLTFQRILTMVNAERSYHRSAVDSLEQLYAEMIISKQQIETASEPAPATTDVYVPPAPADSNSDKFDDVEPGIHSSTSFIAEVIHPFDAQADGELGLCVGDYIVVRRVTPHGWSEGEHMGKAGWFPSAYVEKRDIAPVSKVTELAS is encoded by the exons ATGGAATCAATTAGAAAGCAAGCAAGTAAACTGAGAGAACAAGTAGCAAGACAACAACAG GCAGTCTTGAGGCAATTAGGGCATTTTGCTAGTGATTTTGGTATTGCTGATGAAGCTGAAATTGAATGCCACGAACAACTTCAACATCTTTACAACTCTACCAGAGTCGCAAAG CATTTTCAGAGGAACATAGTTCGAAATGTCGAAAGTTTTGTTTCTATCAGCACGAAACAATTGGAATTAG TAAAAAAGCTAGCCGAAGATTGTTGCAGATATGGGAATGAGAATCAAAGCTCTAATGCTCTTGCAAATGCAgcatttgagtttggtgcctcaCACAAGTCAATGGAGGAAGAGATGGAGAATTTTGTTAAGATTCTTGATTCTCAG GTTTCAGAGCCACTACGGGCGTCAATAGTTGGAGCTCCTTTAGACGATGCTCGACATTTGACTCACCGGTATGACAGAATCCGCCAGGAGGTGGACGCTCAG GCAGCAGAGGTCAGGAGACGCCAACTAAAATCCGTGGAGGCTGGATCTACATCAGAGGTTAATGCTATAAAGCTAAAAAATGCTGAGATGAAATTAGAGGAGCTGAAATCTACTATGATGGCACTGGGAAAGGAAGCAACGGCTGCTATGCTTTCAGTTGAAGATCAGCAACAACGGCTTACTTTTCAAAGGATTCTCACTATG GTAAATGCTGAAAGGTCTTATCATCGTAGTGCTGTTGACAGTTTAGAGCAGCTCTACGCGGAG ATGATCATATCGAAGCAGCAGATCGAGACTGCATCAGAACCAGCTCCAGCTACGACTGATGTATATGTTCCACCTGCACCTGCAGATAGTAACtctgataaatttgatgatgtcgAGCCTGGTATTCACAGCAGCACCAGTTTCATAGCAGAA GTTATACATCCATTTGATGCTCAAGCAGATGGAGAACTTGGTCTCTGTGTTGGTGACTACATTGTGGTTCGCCGG GTCACTCCACACGGATGGTCTGAAGGAGAGCACATGGGTAAAGCAGGATGGTTTCCTTCTGCATATGTCGAAAAGCGGGATATAGCTCCAGTGAGCAAAGTGACCGAACTGGCAAGTTAA